ATTTAAGCTGCGTCAGCAGCCATTTTCTCGGCTTTGGCGATCACTTCGTCGATGCCGCCAACCATGTAGAAGGCGCCTTCTGGAAGGTGATCATACTCGCCAGCCACAACAGCTTTGAAGGACGCGATAGTGTCTTCCAGCGGAACCTGCTTGCCGTCCGAGCCGGTGAACACTTTCGCCACGTCAAACGGCTGCGACAGGAAGCGCTGGATCTTACGCGCACGTGCCACGGTCAGTTTGTCCTCTTCGGACAGTTCGTCCATGCCGAGGATGGCGATGATGTCTTGCAGCGACTTGTAGCGTTGCAGGATACCCTGAACGTCACGGGCCACTTTGTAGTGTTCTTCACCAACGATGGAAGGGTCCATCAGACGCGATGTGGAGTCGAGTGGGTCAACAGCGGGGTAGATACCCAGCTCGGAGATCGCACGCGACAGAACGGTGGTCGCATCAAGGTGAGCAAACGAGGTTGCAGGTGCAGGGTCGGTAAGGTCATCCGCAGGCACGTAAACGGCTTGCACGGAGGTAATCGAACCGGCTTTCGTAGAGGTAATGCGTTCCTGCATCTGGCCCATGTCGGTGGCCAGCGTTGGCTGGTAGCCCACAGCGGACGGGATACGACCCAGAAGCGCGGACACCTCGGAACCCGCTTGTGTAAAGCGGAAGATGTTGTCCACGAAGAACAGAACGTCGGTACCGGATTGGTCGCGGAACTGTTCGGCCAGTGTCAGACCGGTCAGAGCAACACGCATACGTGCACCTGGAGGCTCGTTCATCTGACCGTAAACCAGTGCCACTTTGGACTTGGTCAGGTCGTCAGGGACGATAACGCCGGATTCAATCATCTCGTGGTAAAGGTCGTTACCTTCACGGGTCCGCTCACCCACACCGGCGAACACGGAAAAGCCCGAGTGCACTTTTGCGATGTTGTTGATCAGTTCCATGATCAGAACGGTTTTGCCCACGCCGGCACCGCCGAACAGACCAATCTTACCACCCTTGGCATAAGGTGCCAGCAGGTCGATAACTTTGATCCCTGTGGCAAGCACCGTGGATTCCGTGGATTGCTCAACAAACGCAGGGGCGTCTTGGTGGATGGAGCGTTTTTCTTCGGCGTTTACAGGTTCGCCTTCGTCAACTGGCTCGCCCACAACGTTCAGGATGCGGCCCAGAGTTGCGTTACCGACTGGCACCATGATCGGACCATCGGTGTCGATCACTTCCTGGCCACGAACGAGGCCTTCGGTGCCGTCCATAGCGATGGTACGAACAGTGTTTTCGCCAAGGTGTTGTGCCACTTCCAGCACCAGGGTCTTGCCTTGGTTTTGGGTCGTAACAGCGTTCAGGATCTGCGGCAGGTGATCGCCGAACTGGACGTCGACAACAGCGCCGATGACCTGTGTAATCTTGCCTTTTGCATTGGCCATGATGAGGTTCTCCGGGTCTAGAGCGCTTCAGCGCCCGAAATGATTTCAATAAGCTCGTTGGTGATCACAGCCTGACGTGAGCGGTTATACTGGATTGTCAGTTTGTCGATCATCTCGCCTGCGTTGCGGGTGGCGTTGTCCATAGCGGACATCCGGGCACCCTGCTCCGAAGCGCCGTTTTCCAACAGAGCCGAGAAGATTTGCGTGGCAACTGCGCGCGGCAGCAAGTCGGTCAAGATACCTTCCTCGCTTGGCTCGTAGTCATAGAGCGTGCTCTCCTCGCCGGTATCAACGTCGCTGAAGTCGGCTGGGATGATCTGGTGCTCTGTGGGGGTCTGGCTGATGACGGACTGGAAGCTCGAATAGAAGATCTTCGCGACGTCAAATTCGCCAGCATCAAAGCGCGTCAGCAAGTCCTGAGCGATGCCAGCAGCATCGTCATAGCCCAGCTTCTTCACGCCTGACAGGTCCACATGGCCGATGAAATGGGCGCTAAAATCACGTTTCAGCGCCTCTCGGCCTTTTTTGCCAACGGTGAGAATTTTCACCGTCTTGCCTTCAGCGAGCAGTTTGTTTGCAGCCGAACGCGCCAGTTTAGCGATGTTGCCGTTGAAGCCGCCGCACAGGCCGCGTTCTGCAGTCATTACGACCAGCAGGTGCGTCTGGTTGGAGCCGTTCCCGACCAGCAACTTAGGGCCGCTGTCGCCGGAAACGCCACTGGCCAACTGCGCCATAACGGCATTGAACCGTTCAGCGTAAGGACGACCAGCCTCCGCCGCTTCCTGCGCACGGCGCAGTTTTGCGGCGGCGACCATTTGCATCGCCTTGGTGATCTTGCGGGTCGATTTGACCGACTCGATCCGGTTTTTAAGGTCCTTGAGGTTTGGCATCTGCCTAAGCCCCCCTTATGCGAAGTCTGCGGCGAACGCGTCGATAGCAGCTTTGATCTTGTCTTCAGCTTCACCTTTGATCTTGGGATCTTCTTTGGTGATGAAGTCCAGAACGTCGGATGCTTTGCCACGCATGTGGGCCAGCAGACCAGCTTCGAAACGACCAACGTCGGAGACGGCGATCTTGTCGAGGTAGCCTTTGGTGCCTGCATAGATGACGCAAACGATTTCAGCGTTGGTCAGTGGCGAATACTGAGGCTGTTTCATCAGCTCGGTCAGTCGCGCACCACGGTTCAACAGCTGCTGGGTCGCTGCATCCAGATCGGAGCCGAACTGAGCGAAGGCCGCCATCTCGCGATACTGAGCCAATTCCAGCTTAACCGGACCGGCAACAGACTTCATCGAGTTGGTCTGAGCGGAGGAGCCCACACGAGACACCGACAGACCGGTGTTCACCGCGGGACGGATACCTTGGTAGAACAGCTCTGTTTCCAAGAAGATCTGACCGTCGGTGATCGAAATCACGTTGGTCGGAATAAACGCGGACACGTCGCCACCTTGGGTCTCAATGATCGGCAGAGCCGTCAGGGAGCCGGAACCGTTGTCTTCGTTCAGTTTGCACGACCGCTCCAACAGGCGGGAGTGAAGGTAGAAAACGTCGCCAGGGTAAGCTTCACGCCCTGGTGGGCGGCGCAGCAGCAGCGACATCTGACGGTAAGACACAGCCTGTTTGGTCAAGTCATCATAAACGATCAGCGCGTGGCGGCCGTTGTCACGGAAGTGCTCGGCCATCGCGGTTGCGGCGTAAGGTGCCAAGAACTGCATTGGAGCCGGGTCGGATGCGGTCGCAGCCACTACGATCGAATAGTCGATCGCGCCGGATTCTTCGAGCTTCTTGACCAGCTGCGCCACAGTGGAGCGCTTCTGACCGATAGCAACGTAGACGCAGTAGAGTTTCTTGCTTTCATCGTCGCCGGCGGCGTCGTTGTAAGACTTCTGGTTCAGGATCGTGTCGAGCGCGATCGCTGTTTTACCGATCTGACGGTCACCGATGATCAATTCGCGCTGGCCACGGCCAACTGGGATCATGGCGTCCACGGATTTCAGACCAGTCGCCATTGGCTCGTGAACCGATTTGCGTGGGATAATGCCGGGGGCTTTCTGGTCAGCCACTGCGCGGTTTTTGGTTTTGATCGGGCCCTTGCCGTCCAGCGGGTTGCCCAGACCGTCAACAACACGACCCAGCAATTCGTCACCGGCAGGAACGTCCACGATGGAGTTCGTGCGCTTGACGGTGTCGCCTTCTTTGATGTCGCGGTCGGAGCCGAAGATAACCACACCGACGTTGTCGCTCTCGAGGTTCAGGGCCATACCCTGAATACCACCGGGGAATTCGACCATTTCGCCAGCCTGGCAATTGTCGAGGCCGTACACGCGGGCGATACCATCGCCGACGCTCAACACGCGGCCAACTTCGGCCACTTCAACTTCTTTACCGAAGTTCTTGATCTGGTCCTTCAGGATCGCAGAGATTTCTGCAGCTTGGATCGCCATGTTATCCGACCTCTTTCATGGAATTCTGGAGGGAGGCGAGCTTCGAGCGGATCGAGGTATCGATCATCTTGGAGCCCACTTTTACAATAAGACCGCCAATGAGGCTTTCATCGACGGCCATTTTGATTTTCACATCTTTGCCAACAGCCTCTTTCAGCGTCTTGGCAAGTTTGTCTTGTTGCGCCTTGGTCATTGCCTTGGCGGCGGTAACGTCAGCGGTGACTTCGCCATTTTCGTCAGCGATCAACCCGCGCAGACACGCGACGAGCTGAGGCAACACGAAAAGGCGGCGTTTGCCGGCCATCAGGCTCAGCGTATTGGCCACCACTGGCGAAAGTTTCATTTTCTTGGCGATTGCCTCGACGGCGTTCGCCTGCTGCTCACGAGAATACAGCGGCGACGCGATCAGGTCGCGGAAATCAGCACTTTCGGCCAGTGCGGCATCCAGAGTGTCGACGTCGGTTTCCAACGCCTTCAGCTTCTTGCCTTCTTTGGCCAACTCAAACACGGCGGTCGCATAGCGTCCGGCGATGCCTGTGGAGATCGAGACTGGTTCGGACACGTCCACCCTTCCGATAACGAGGCCAGCAAACTCAAGCGAAGTCCTACTAGGCCGTTGCAAGAAAGGCCGCGCACCCCGCGGCCTTCAAAATCAGTGGTGATCTAGCAAAGCGGTGTGCTTACCGCAACAGGGAAGGCCAATATAAAAGTGTATTAGAATACCGCCGCATACCCTTGATTTGTTGGCGATCTCGCATTTTCAGTTAAGGGTGCGACCGATTGAAGCCGCATTATTTGGACCCTCTTGACCAAAATTAGGTGCTTTTCTGCGCCGAGTCACCCGAAACTGCGCTTGCTATCCGCTGCGTGACGCCACGACCTGCAACAGGATTCGCGGCCCCTTCCAAGACCCGAAGCGGCGCGCGCACGTCAACGGTGAGCCCCTTTTTCTTCGGCGCGTAGACCTGCTTGCTTGCCTCAACGATCAAAACACCACCGGCAAAATACGACGACACCTTGCCCCCGATGCGTTCTAGGCTGCTGGACCACTTCAACCAGACCTTGCGCTGGCTGGGTGGCGCGAACAACGCCGCGCGGTGCCGCTCCGGCGTAAACGAATGGCGCTTCAGCTGCGCCTCAAGCTGGGTCAAGGAGTAAGGCCGGCCAAACCCAAATGGCGTGGCATCGCGGCGGGACCAAAGCCCAGCACGGTTGGGGACAACAAACAGCGCCCGCCCGCCGGGGCCCAACACCCTGAAGCATTCCTCCAGCAGCGCCGTGGGGTTCTCGGACGTCTCCAGCCCATGCAAAAGCACCAAGCGATCCGCCTGCCCCGTCTGTAGGGGCCATAGAGTTTCCTCGCACAGCACTGACATATTACCCTGCCCAGCTGGCCAGTGCATGACGCCTTGCGGCCCCGGCATTAGGGCGATCACACGGCGCGCTTCGCCAATAAACGGGCGCAGCAAAGGCGCTGCAAAGCCATACCCAACAACTGTCTGCCCCTTGGTGTCGGGCCAAAAATCACGCACTTGATCACGCACCGCGCGTTGCGCCACACGGCCAAGGCCTGTGCGGTAGTAGAACTTCTTCAGATCCTGAACATCCAGATGCATCAGCATTCCCTTTGCGCGTCACATCACATTGCATCTCTTTTGTGCACTTGCAAAGCCGTCGGCGCGTCTTACCTGAAGAACAACAGCTGGTTTACCCACCAGTGCAATCCTCTCTTTCTTTTCGGGTCAATCACGCCCATTGTGAAAAGAAAAGACTTGAAGCTTGGCGATTTAAACCGAACTGTAAGGTCTAAGAGGCAATGGTAGAGACCGGGTCCTCAACCCGGAACCTGCCCTCGATAAAAAAGGAGCATAGGGTGCCGTCATTCTCTGACACTCTCGAAAAGGCCATTCATTCTGCTTTGGCGCAGGCAAACACTCATCGCCACGAACTCGCCACCCTAGAGCACCTTCTCTTGGCGTTGATCGATGAACCAGACGCAGCGAAGGTGATGAACGCCTGTGGTGTGGATTTGGACATCCTGCGATCGACTTTGGTCGAATTCATCGAGGATGAACTGTCTACACTTGTTACAGATGTCGAAGGCTCAGAAGCCGTACCCACGGCCGCCTTCCAACGCGTCATTCAGCGCGCAGCTATTCACGTCCAGTCGTCGGGTCGCACCGAAGTTACCGGCGCGAACGTGCTTGTCGCCATTTTTGCAGAACGTGAAAGCAACGCCGCTTTCTTCCTGCAAGAGCAAGACATGACGCGCTACGACGCGGTCAATTTCATTGCCCATGGCGTCGCAAAAGATCCCAACTTCGGAGAGGCCCGCCCCATCACAGGTGCGACAGACTTTGATGAAGACGCTGCATCCGACGCGAATGAAGTGGAGAGTGACGGCAAGGAATCCGCGCTGGCCAAATACTGTGTCGACTTGAACGCCAAATCCATGAAAGGCGACGTGGACCCGCTGATTGGTCGTGCCGAAGAGGTTGAACGCTGCATTCAAGTGCTGTGCCGCCGTCGCAAGAACAACCCGCTTCTGGTGGGCGATCCCGGTGTGGGAAAAACGGCCATCGCCGAAGGTCTGGCCCATAAAATCGTTGCTGGTGAGACACCTGATGTCTTGGCTGGGGCAACGATCTATTCACTCGACATGGGCGCCTTGCTGGCAGGAACACGTTATCGCGGCGACTTCGAGGAACGGCTGAAGGCCGTTATGACCGAGATGGAAGAACATCCCGATGCAGTTCTGTTCATCGACGAAATTCACACAGTTATCGGTGCCGGTGCAACATCGGGCGGCGCAATGGACGCGTCCAACCTTCTGAAGCCTGCCCTTCAGGGCGGCAAGCTGCGCTGCATGGGCTCAACCACGTACAAAGAGTTCCGTCAGCATTTCGAAAAAGACCGCGCCCTGTCGCGTCGTTTCCAGAAAATTGACGTGAATGAGCCATCGGTCGATGACGCGATCAAGATCCTCAAGGGGCTGAAACCCTATTTCGAGGAGCATCACGACATCAAATACACCACCGACGCGATCAAGTCGGCGGTGGAGCTGTCCGCCCGCTATATCCACGATCGCAAGCTGCCAGATAAGGCGATCGATGTGATCGACGAAGCAGGCGCCGCGCAGCATCTGGTGTCCGAAAGCAAACGCCGCAAAACAATCGGTGCAAAGGAAATCGAAGCCGTCGTGGCTAAGATTGCCCGTATCCCGCCGAAAAACGTTTCCAAAGACGACGCGGCAGTGCTGAAAGATCTGGAGAAAGCGCTCAAACGCGTGGTCTTCGGTCAGGATGCTGCGATCGAGGCGCTATCTTCGGCGATCAAGCTGGCCCGTGCGGGACTGCGCGAACCGGAGAAACCCATCGGCAACTACCTGTTCGCAGGCCCAACCGGTGTCGGTAAAACCGAGGTCGCCAAACAGTTGGCCAGCACTCTGGGTGTGGAGCTTCTGCGTTTCGACATGTCTGAATACATGGAAAAGCACGCGGTCTCCCGACTGATCGGCGCGCCTCCCGGCTATGTCGGGTTTGACCAAGGTGGCATGCTGACCGACCAAGTGGACCAGCACCCACACTGTGTGCTGCTGCTTGACGAGATGGAGAAAGCCCACCCGGACGTCTACAACATCCTCTTGCAGGTGATGGATAACGGCAAGCTGACCGACCATAACGGCCGGACAGTGGACTTCCGAAACGTGATCTTGATCATGACTTCTAACGCGGGTGCCATGGAGATGTCCAAATCGGCCATCGGATTTGGCCGTGATCGCCGCGAAGGTGAGGACACCGCAGCAATCGAGCGGACGTTCACACCGGAATTCCGCAACCGTTTGGACGCTGTGATCAGCTTCGCCCCACTTGGCAAACAGATCATCACACGTGTGGTTGAGAAATTCGTGCTGCAACTCGAAGCGCAGCTGATGGATCGCAACGTGACGATCGAGCTGACTCCAGCCGCGGCCGAATGGCTCGGCGACAAGGGTTACGACGACAAGATGGGGGCACGTCCGCTGGGCCGCGTCATCCAGGAGCACATCAAGAAGCCACTGGCCGAGGAATTGCTGTTCGGCAAACTTGCCAAAGGCGGTGTGGTCAAGGTCGGCGTCAAGAAGGGTAAGATCGATCTCACGATCCTCGAACCCGAAGCTGCACGGATCACGTCCAAGAAGAAGCCACCGCTGCTCACCGCTGAGTAATGCGCACGCCTCTTTTGGCTTTGTCATTGATCGCTTTCGCGGCCCCCGTGGCCGCGAAAGATCCATTATTCTCACTGCCCATTGATTGCGATCTGGGCGAGACCTGTTTCATCCAAAATTACGTTGATGTTGATCCGTCTGAGGCGCATCTTGATGCGTTCTGCGGCCCCCTCAGCTATGACGGCCACAAAGGCACCGACATTCGCCTGATCTCGCTGGCGGATATGGAGGCCGGGGTCGCCGTCCTCGCCGCGGCCCCCGGCACCGTCCGCGCCATCCGCGACGGCATGGCCGACATCGCCTCCAGCGCCCCGAATGCCCCCGACTTAGGCGGCAAAGACTGCGGCAACGGTCTCGTGATTGACCATGGCGGCGGCTGGGAAACCCAGTATTGCCACATGAAAGAAGGCTCTGTTTCCGTCGCCAAAGGCCAGCGCGTCGCTAAGGGCACGCCCTTGGGCGAGGTCGGCTTGAGCGGGCGCACAGAGTTCCCCCATATCCACATGTCGATCCGCCAAGACGGCGAGGTCATCGACCCCTTCGCGCTTGACGCCACTCCGGGCAAATGCAATGCGTCCAAAAAGACACTCTGGGAAGACCCGATCCCCTATCAGCCCGGCGGCTTGCTGGACGCGGGCTTCGCCGGAAACGTGCCGGATTTCGCCCAAATCAAGGCCGGTATGGACGACCCCGCCGCCCTTAGCCCCGAAGTGGCGGGCCTGGTCCTTTGGGGCTACGCCTTCGGCACTCAAACGGGCGACGTGATGGAATTCAACATCAAAGGCCCAGATGGTTGGCGGCATGACCAGTTGGTTGAGTTCCGCAAGAACCAAGCCCAGTTGTTCCGCGCCTCTGGCCGAAAGCAGCCAGAAGGTGGCTGGCCAAACGGCGCATATATTGGCACCGTCACACTGTCGCGCGGCGACATTGTTTTGGGTCAGCAAACTCTGAGCGTCACTATTTCTCAGTGAGTTTCAATTCGATCCGGCGGTTTTGCGCCCGCGCCTCAGTCGTGTCCTCAGAATTGATCGGCTGGTATTCACCGAAACCGTTCGCCGCCAGCCGGTCTGGCGGGATACCGAGTTCAGTGCTCATATAGCGAACGACAGACAGTGCTCGGGCTTGGCTCAGCTCCCAGTTGTCCTTGAACTGCCCAAATCCAGACAATGGAACGTTGTCTGTGTGGCCATCGACACGGATCACCCAGTCCAGCGTGTCCGGTATGTCGCCTGCAACGCGTGACAGGATCGCGGCCACCTTGGCGACTTCGCCCCTGCCCGCCTGCGATAAGACCGCTTGTCCCGGTTGAAACAGGACTTCCGACGAGAAGACGAAGCGGTCGCCTTCAATGCGAATTCCGTCCTGATTGCCCAGCAACGCGCGCAATTGGCCGAAGAATTCGGAGCGATAGTTTTTTAGCTCTTTGGCTTCTGCTTCCAGCCGCACCCGTTCTGCTTCTTCCAGCTTCGCGCGCGCGCGCTGTTCCGAGGCGACCAAAGCCAAGGCCGAATTCAACTCGGATCCGAGATTTTGCACCTGAACGTCGGACGCTTCACGACGCGCATCGGTTTCATCAAGGATGGATTGCAACGATCCCAACTGGGACCGCAAAGCTGCCACCTGTTGGTTCAGTGCCTCGACGCGGCGTTGGCTTTCGAGGCTGATCGCCTTCTCGTCCGCAAGCTCGGTGCGGGCCGCAGCCAGAAGCGCCGCGCGCTGTTCGGCCTCGCTCAGTGCCTCCCCCGTACCTGCTTCTGCCGCGACCTTGGCCGCGAGGGCCGCGACGAGTTGGCGACGCAACTCTTCTTGATCCGCTTGGGTTTGCGCCAGACTGGCGCCCGTTTCGGCCTGCGCCGTCAAAGCGGCAGCGAGTTCTGCCCGCAACGCATCCTCAGCGGCGGTTGAGGCCTCTAGGTTAGCGCTGGCTTGCACCTGAGCCGCCAACGCTGCCGCAAGCTTGTCATCAAGGCTTTCCTCGGATGCCTTCACGGACAAAAGCTCCTCCTGAAGCGTTTTTTCTGCGGCGCGCGCGGCGGCCAGAAGCGTGAGCGTGTCTTCAGCGTCTTTGCGTTGGGCCTCCAAGGCCAAGGTCATCGCGGTCAATTCGGCATCCGCATTTTGCAGGCGGTCACGTAAGGCTTGAGCCGCAGCAGCATCGACCAGCTTTGCGGCTGCGGCGGCGCTGATGGCTTCGGCCTGCTCGTTGGTTTGTGTTTCCAAATCCGCGACCAATGCTTCCAACGCTTCGCGTCGTGCTGCCGCCAAGCGCGCCGTTTCTTCACTTTCGCTTATTTCCTGACGGGCGGAGGCCAACGCCAATTGCGCAGCTTCTTTCTCGGAAATCTCAAGGGCCAAGCCTGCCTCAATATCTTCGATCCGCGCGCTAAGTCCGGCAACCCGAGTTTCCGATGCTTCCAAGTCACCGGAAAGCGCTGCCACTTGGCCTTGAAGCCCTTCGCGGTCGCGCAAGAGCCCTGCCACCTGTTCCTCAAAACTGGCGATCCGCCCGGCCTGCGATTGGTTCTGCGACGACAGAGAAGCGATCAATGCGGCTTGCTGCGCCTTCTCGGCATCCAGCTTGGTGATGTCTTCTTCAAGTCCGAAATTGCGTTGTTGCTCCAACCCCAATGCCTGCGCCAAAGAGGCGACCTCACCCGTAAGCTGATCCAGTTCGCTGTCTTGCGTGGTGATGGTTTCGCTCAGCATGAATTGCACGATCATGAAAATCGACAGAACGAACACCAACACCAAAAGCAGTGCGGTCATTGCATCAACGAACCCTGGCCAGATGTTGGCCTCGAACCTTTGGCCGTTGCGACGAGACAGCGCCATGCGGCTACTCCCCCTGCTCGCGGTCCGGCAGTCTTCGGGTGTTTGACGGGCGACGCTCCCGCGTCAGCTGGCGCACAGCTTGCGTGACTTGCGTGAGATCCCCGTGCAGTTGAGACATGCTTTCTTGACGTCCCGACGACATCTCTTCGAGAATTTTCAGCAACTGCACATCAATGGAGCGGAGCCTCATTCGGCTTTCTGGATCGACGCCATCCTCGTTCGTCTCCGAAAGCTTGGCGAGCAGCCGCTCCTGCCCATCGGCCACGCGGTTCAGTGCTTCGGTAGGATCAATCGTCATATCCAACCGGTCGGTCAAATGCCGCAGAGAATTTGTTAAACCATCGAGCTTCTCAGAAGTTGCAGAGCGGCTGGCTTCGCCTTGCACAAACAACCCCTGAAGGCTGTCGATCTGCTCTACCATGTGGTCCAGAACGGTGGCGACAACGCCTTGATCGAACGCACCGCCGCCTTCGCCCTCGCCCGAGGAAAAACCCACACGTGTGATGGTAGAGAGCCACTCTTCCATTTCGCGGTAGAAGCGGTTTTGCCCGTGGCCTGCAAACAGTTCCAGCAACCCGACGACCAACGACCCGGCAAGGCCCAGCAGCGACGATGCGAACGCAGTGCCCATACCGGCAAGCTGGCCTTCCAGCCCCGTCATCAGTTGACCAAAAACTTTTGCGCCGCTTTCACCTTCTTTGACGTTCAAAGAGCGAATGGTATCGACCACGCCGGGGATCGTGGTGGCCAAGCCGTAGAATGTGCCCAGCAATCCCAGAAAAATGAGAAGGTTGACGATGTAGCGCGTGATGTCACGGGCTTCGTCCATCCGCGTTGCCACAGAATCCAGGATGGTGCGCGCGGAGCCAGAGCTGATCTGCATCCGTGCGCCCCGCGATCGCAGCAAACCTGCGAGCGACGCTAACAAGCGCGGGGCACGAAACGCGTCATGGTCTGCGCGATCCTGCGCAAAGCTCTCGATCCATGACACGGACGAAATCAGCTGCAGAACCTGCCAGTAACACGCCAGAACACCGATTACGAAGACGGTGAAAATAACGCCATTCAGATAAGGACTAGACAAGAAAACCGGAGAGACCGCCGGAAAGATCAGATAACCACCTGCGACCACAAGGGCGAGGATAACCAACATAAGAATGATCTGTCGCACAGGCTGCGTAAATTGCGGCGTGCGTTCCCGCTCGGCTCGGGTATCCATCAGGTTGGGGCCTCTGTCATGCTCGGACTTCTTTTTATGGCGGTCATGATAGGCGGGCCAAGGCGGTTTTCAAAGGAGAAACTAGCCCGCCAGCTGCCGCACTCGCGTCACGAGCCAATCCATGTCAGCGTCCTCAATCTTGAATGCATTCAACTGCTGCGCAGTATTGTAGAGGTATTCGGTGTTCGGCCCCCGCCCCCCGACGGCCGTTGCAATAACCTGCGCTTGCCGCTCCAGCTCAAGCCCACCGCAATACTGGATGTGGTCGCGTTCGATCACGTAGCACAGGCCGGGCACTTTGCGGCCGTCACGCAGTTCAAGATCATGGACCTGTTCGACATAAGCAGCGGAGACCAACTCCCGTTCGCGCAGATACTCCAGCACCCGATCACGCTCTTCATCCGCGACGCGCATTGCGACGCCCTCGCATACCGCGTCGGCTTCATCCAGAGCCAACACGAGACCGGGCTCGTCTTCCGAGCCGCGATGGTGGATCGACCACATGCAAAAGGATCTATGAAACCCAGAAAGCCGTGCCAAGACCTGCTCGGCAGGCTCGAAGCCCGGGTTCCACATCAAAGAGCCGTAGCCAAAGACCCAAAGGGGCGCAGTGTCGTTCATCATCTGGTCCTTCCATCTTCGGCCCTGTAAACAGCATCACGGGTTTCGGGAAAAGGATATTCCATATGCGCAAGCTGATCATTGTCGTGCTGGTGGCCGCCAGCGCATGGGCCGCCTATTGGGTGGTCGGGGCAACAGCCTCGCAGAAGGCAACCGAGGGATGGCTTGAAGCACGCCGCGCTGAGGGCTGGCAGGTTGAATATTCCGACCTCAAAGTGCGCGGCTTTCCCAACCGGTTCGACACCACCATCACCGGTATCCAACTGACCGATCCAGAAACCGGCCTGAGTTGGTCGGCGCCGTTCTTTCAGCTATTTTCACTTAGCTACCAGCCTAACCATTTGATCGCCGCTTGGCCAAACACTCAGTCTTTGGCGACGCCATTTCAAAAAATTGATATTGAAACCAATGCAATGACTGCATCACTTAAAGTTTTACCCAACAGCACGCTCGAGCTCGACAGCGCGACGATTGTGGTAGAGGCAGCGACACTGACTTCCTCCGAAGGGTGGAAAGCAGGCGCGGACAAGTTCAACGCCGCCATCCGCCGGACCGCGGGAAAGGACATGACCTACGACATCGCGGCACAGGCTGACACGGTCATTCCCGGCGATGCGTTGCGCGACATGCTGGATGCAGGTGGCACCTTGCCTGACGTCATCGAAGGTATCACCTTCGACACAGAGATCGGATTCGCACGCCCTCTCGATATTC
Above is a window of Litoreibacter janthinus DNA encoding:
- a CDS encoding DUF2125 domain-containing protein: MRKLIIVVLVAASAWAAYWVVGATASQKATEGWLEARRAEGWQVEYSDLKVRGFPNRFDTTITGIQLTDPETGLSWSAPFFQLFSLSYQPNHLIAAWPNTQSLATPFQKIDIETNAMTASLKVLPNSTLELDSATIVVEAATLTSSEGWKAGADKFNAAIRRTAGKDMTYDIAAQADTVIPGDALRDMLDAGGTLPDVIEGITFDTEIGFARPLDIRVIEQNRPDITILNIKDARGTWGELQLRAKGDLTVDAEGFPNGEVALNARNWREMLALAVSAGAIPTEAASAAELGLGFLAKLSGSENSLDAPLGFSNGRVFLGPIPIGTAPSLNLR